A single genomic interval of Deinococcus fonticola harbors:
- a CDS encoding S41 family peptidase, which produces MKRNGRGFMRAITLALALLGSVLAQVPSPPGLSTQSNVAGVVFSGSGDAAGVLARALAVQGLAAPDSLQTALFTLEAHFLDVDGPEATEVDRILYDIPGARAATMDNIGLPDEAQAVVTPTAAYFASKGTGVLTVPRKEVYKWHSPFDLGPAGLALARTPGATVELAGQDVWDITEGQKRTGDVLRLRLHNHSVDYLLDSAGRVQAVRSFQDVDDEDGLIIVPTAWENIGPVNWMVQGQIYYAGEQVGTARYRDIQLNAPAPDTYPLRNFTLTGTPTDLPRLHSNVAPEPASVTAQDILDEAIFNVARRYGGLARINPSTWPGDLQPRLNSLCSAQAACPPATATPVIRELLGRVADPHMSFQPAARVAREKPGVALHLGLEVLLATDGAVVRQVTSGTPAAQAGFQVGDIITQINGARVTPYSYYKQLPEEARLTTFTVLRQGQPVSLRLTPSREEPTPVQYTLRPDGIGVVRIDNFEQSGTGQKVHDAVRKAMTDQVKGLILDLRWNPGGQLTEFLLSAGAFTQPSTLWLKQPAVRRNFTYQNGLLKVGNIEYTSIKNPVRYSGPLAVLVNESSASGAEFLARELQGRPRTATLGSKTVGVGNTAVRRVVLSDGSELRITMSVVQDEQGNLLAPTVTPQVASTLNFRRLVTAGQDSMIEDAARALEDVR; this is translated from the coding sequence ATGAAAAGGAACGGAAGGGGCTTCATGCGGGCCATTACGCTGGCGTTGGCGCTGCTGGGCAGCGTGCTGGCCCAGGTACCCAGCCCGCCGGGGCTCAGCACGCAGAGTAATGTGGCGGGTGTGGTGTTCAGCGGGTCGGGGGACGCGGCGGGCGTCCTTGCGCGCGCGCTGGCCGTTCAGGGGTTGGCCGCACCGGACAGCCTGCAAACGGCCCTCTTCACGCTGGAAGCGCATTTTCTGGACGTGGACGGCCCTGAAGCCACCGAAGTCGACCGCATCCTCTACGACATTCCCGGTGCACGGGCCGCCACCATGGACAACATCGGCCTACCGGACGAGGCGCAGGCGGTCGTGACGCCCACCGCAGCATACTTCGCCTCGAAGGGAACAGGCGTGCTGACGGTGCCGCGCAAGGAGGTGTACAAGTGGCATTCGCCGTTCGACCTGGGCCCAGCGGGACTGGCGCTGGCCCGCACGCCCGGCGCGACCGTGGAACTGGCCGGACAGGACGTGTGGGACATCACCGAAGGCCAGAAGCGGACCGGGGACGTGCTGCGCTTGCGCCTGCACAACCACAGTGTCGACTACCTGCTCGACAGTGCGGGCCGCGTGCAGGCTGTCCGCAGCTTTCAGGACGTGGATGACGAGGACGGCCTGATCATTGTCCCTACCGCCTGGGAGAATATCGGCCCGGTGAACTGGATGGTGCAGGGACAGATCTATTACGCCGGGGAGCAGGTGGGCACGGCACGTTACCGCGACATCCAGCTCAACGCGCCCGCGCCGGACACTTACCCGCTGCGCAACTTCACGCTGACCGGCACGCCGACAGACCTTCCGCGCCTGCACTCCAACGTCGCGCCGGAGCCGGCGAGCGTGACCGCGCAGGACATCCTGGACGAGGCGATCTTCAACGTCGCGCGGCGGTACGGTGGACTGGCCAGAATCAACCCGTCCACCTGGCCGGGCGACCTGCAACCGCGCCTGAATAGCCTGTGCAGCGCTCAGGCGGCCTGCCCGCCCGCCACCGCCACGCCGGTCATCCGTGAACTGCTGGGCCGCGTCGCCGACCCGCACATGAGCTTCCAGCCGGCCGCCCGCGTGGCCCGCGAGAAACCCGGTGTGGCGCTGCACCTGGGCTTAGAAGTGCTGCTCGCCACGGACGGCGCGGTGGTGCGGCAGGTGACCAGCGGCACGCCCGCCGCCCAGGCTGGCTTTCAGGTGGGCGACATCATCACGCAGATCAATGGGGCCAGGGTCACGCCTTACTCGTACTACAAGCAGCTCCCGGAAGAAGCCCGCCTCACCACTTTCACGGTTCTCCGGCAGGGACAGCCCGTCAGCCTGCGCCTCACCCCCAGCAGGGAGGAGCCCACGCCCGTTCAGTACACGCTGCGCCCGGACGGCATCGGGGTCGTGCGCATCGACAATTTCGAGCAAAGCGGCACCGGGCAGAAAGTTCACGACGCCGTGCGCAAGGCCATGACCGACCAGGTCAAGGGCCTGATTCTTGACCTGCGCTGGAACCCCGGGGGGCAACTCACGGAATTTCTGCTGAGCGCCGGGGCCTTCACGCAACCGTCCACGCTGTGGCTCAAGCAACCCGCTGTCCGCCGCAACTTCACGTATCAGAACGGCCTGTTAAAGGTGGGCAACATCGAGTACACCAGCATCAAGAACCCTGTGCGCTACAGCGGCCCGCTCGCTGTTCTCGTGAACGAAAGTTCTGCCAGCGGCGCGGAGTTCCTGGCCCGCGAACTCCAGGGGCGGCCCCGCACCGCCACGCTCGGCAGCAAAACCGTCGGCGTCGGCAACACCGCCGTGCGCCGGGTCGTCCTTTCCGACGGCTCTGAACTTCGCATTACCATGTCCGTCGTTCAGGACGAACAGGGCAACCTGCTGGCGCCCACCGTCACCCCGCAGGTCGCCAGCACCCTGAACTTCAGGCGCCTCGTGACCGCCGGCCAGGACAGCATGATCGAAGACGCCGCCAGAGCGCTGGAAGACGTGCGGTAA
- a CDS encoding serine hydrolase domain-containing protein, translated as MNLPTVTRELLERAVNEQNLSGAALGVVNRRGEQVTLLLGGAQCNPEPLALERDFWWDLASLTKPLFTARTVLQGVEAGLFDLDDPLSQFLPELGWMQDTPLKTRTLRQLMTHTAGLPAWLPAYTWGDAETIRARLMQEPFEMQEPGQVVYSDFGYMLLGRVLETVHGNRLKAFPLDEGLTFTPDPDRSVATEHCAWRGRVLRGETHDENAAAQGGVAGHAGLFGTLGGVLHQVSLLLNGGWLSAAAQELATRPAAEGRTTAFVLAQPGFSAGSLASPHSYGHTGFTGTGLWVDPLRGLGWTLLTNRVHPSRHTSIDIQGLRRAVGNSLLAHLP; from the coding sequence ATGAACCTCCCCACCGTGACCCGTGAGCTGCTGGAACGCGCCGTGAACGAACAGAACCTCAGCGGGGCCGCGCTGGGCGTCGTGAACCGCCGGGGCGAACAGGTCACGCTGCTGCTGGGGGGGGCGCAATGCAATCCGGAGCCTCTTGCGCTGGAGCGCGACTTCTGGTGGGATCTGGCCAGCCTGACCAAGCCGCTGTTCACGGCGCGCACTGTGTTACAGGGCGTCGAGGCTGGGTTATTCGATCTGGATGACCCCCTGAGTCAGTTTTTGCCCGAACTGGGCTGGATGCAGGACACGCCGCTGAAGACCCGCACGCTGAGGCAACTGATGACGCACACCGCTGGGCTCCCCGCCTGGCTGCCCGCGTACACCTGGGGCGATGCCGAGACCATCCGGGCGCGACTGATGCAGGAACCCTTCGAGATGCAGGAACCCGGCCAGGTGGTGTACTCAGACTTCGGATACATGCTGCTGGGCCGCGTGCTGGAAACGGTTCACGGCAACCGCTTAAAGGCTTTCCCACTTGATGAAGGGCTGACCTTCACCCCTGACCCGGATCGTAGCGTGGCCACCGAACACTGCGCCTGGCGCGGTCGCGTGCTGCGCGGCGAAACGCACGACGAGAATGCCGCCGCGCAGGGCGGAGTGGCGGGACACGCCGGGCTGTTCGGCACACTGGGCGGCGTGCTGCATCAGGTCAGCCTGCTGCTGAACGGCGGCTGGCTCTCGGCGGCCGCGCAGGAACTCGCCACGCGCCCCGCCGCTGAAGGCCGCACCACCGCCTTCGTGCTGGCGCAACCCGGCTTCAGCGCCGGGAGCCTGGCCAGCCCCCACAGTTACGGCCACACCGGCTTTACCGGCACGGGCCTGTGGGTCGACCCGCTGCGCGGCCTGGGCTGGACGCTGCTGACCAACCGCGTGCACCCCTCCAGGCACACCAGCATCGACATTCAGGGGCTGCGCCGCGCCGTGGGCAATTCCCTGCTGGCGCACCTGCCCTGA
- a CDS encoding GNAT family N-acetyltransferase, producing the protein MPEIRKNIEKSRYEAVENGQVIGFAEFVDRGDHVVMPHTEVNPEHEGEGVGGQMAEFALDDLRRAGRKVQPSCAFIAGYIQKNPQYQELVQ; encoded by the coding sequence ATGCCAGAGATTCGCAAGAACATCGAGAAAAGTCGCTACGAAGCCGTGGAGAACGGCCAGGTCATCGGTTTCGCGGAATTCGTCGACCGGGGCGACCACGTGGTCATGCCCCACACCGAAGTGAACCCGGAGCATGAGGGCGAAGGTGTGGGCGGCCAGATGGCCGAGTTCGCCCTTGACGACCTGCGCCGCGCCGGACGCAAGGTGCAGCCCTCCTGCGCGTTTATTGCCGGGTACATTCAGAAGAACCCGCAGTATCAGGAGCTCGTTCAGTAA
- a CDS encoding bifunctional salicylyl-CoA 5-hydroxylase/oxidoreductase, with product MSNPDQSKPDQPANAAQPTLSPKTLILGGGPAGLYFGLLLKLARPDADVTILERNRAGDTFGWGVVFNDQTISNLMDADPVSAHTIYSEFNHWDDVEVHFKGTVTRAGGFGFIGIGRKRLLNILQDRCREVGVKLVFEHPFEDVEEEIARHQPDLVIAADGLNSRTRQKYAATYRPDIDVRHNRFVWLGVKHKYDAFTFDFQQTPHGWFQAHIYQFDAETSTFIVETPEHVWKAAGLEDMSQEDGIAYCEHLFQGILNGQKLLSNAAHLRGSAIWIKFPRVITKEWVHWEEFGARRVPIVLMGDAAHTAHYSIGSGTKLAFEDAISLVGHLKRKDFALEPALEAYVAERSVEVLKIQNAARNSTEWFEHVERYAALPPAQFAYSLLTRSQRISHENLRERDAEYLGGVESWVAEQAGLPAPDKTGKPLLPMLTPYTLRDVTLKNRIVMSPMAVYSAQDGLPNDFHLVHLGARALGGAGLIFTEMTCVLPEGRITPGCAGLWNDTQRDAWKRIVDFVHGQGAKVAIQLGHAGAKGSTRRAWDGTDLPLSDPAEPNWPLMSASEQQYLDGISQKSSAMTRADMDTVKEAFVDATRRADEAGFDWLELHCAHGYLLSSFISPLTNQRTDEYGGSLDHRLRYPLEVFQAIRGVWPPEKPISVRISAHDWVEGGITPDDAVQIARLFKEAGADMIDCSSGQVSKKEQPVYGRMYQTPFADRVRNEAGIPTIAVGNIYEADHVNSIISSGRADLCAIARPHLSNPFWTLHETAKLGFAAQDWPKPYWAGQQQLERNLEREKQMQQAQAGADAALARMKVELEGSV from the coding sequence ATGTCAAACCCGGATCAGTCAAAACCGGATCAGCCCGCCAACGCCGCTCAGCCCACGCTATCCCCAAAAACCCTGATTCTTGGCGGTGGCCCCGCCGGCCTGTACTTCGGGCTGCTGCTGAAACTCGCCCGTCCGGACGCAGACGTGACCATTCTGGAGCGCAACCGGGCCGGCGATACTTTCGGGTGGGGCGTGGTGTTCAACGACCAGACCATCAGCAACCTGATGGACGCCGACCCGGTGAGCGCCCACACGATTTACAGCGAGTTCAACCACTGGGACGACGTGGAAGTTCACTTCAAGGGCACGGTCACGCGGGCCGGGGGCTTCGGCTTCATCGGTATTGGGCGCAAAAGGCTGTTGAACATCCTGCAAGACCGCTGCCGCGAAGTGGGCGTGAAGCTGGTGTTCGAGCATCCCTTCGAGGATGTCGAGGAAGAAATAGCTCGGCACCAGCCCGATCTGGTCATCGCCGCCGACGGACTGAACAGCCGCACCCGCCAGAAGTACGCCGCCACGTACCGGCCCGACATCGACGTGAGGCACAACCGTTTCGTGTGGCTGGGCGTGAAACATAAATACGACGCCTTCACCTTCGACTTCCAGCAGACCCCGCACGGCTGGTTTCAGGCACACATCTACCAGTTCGACGCCGAGACCAGCACCTTTATCGTCGAGACGCCCGAACACGTCTGGAAGGCCGCCGGACTGGAGGACATGTCCCAGGAAGACGGCATCGCGTACTGCGAGCACCTGTTCCAGGGCATCCTGAACGGGCAGAAACTCCTGTCGAACGCCGCGCACCTGCGGGGCAGCGCCATCTGGATCAAGTTTCCCCGCGTCATCACCAAAGAATGGGTGCACTGGGAAGAGTTCGGTGCCAGGCGCGTCCCCATCGTGCTGATGGGTGACGCCGCGCACACCGCGCACTACAGCATCGGCAGCGGCACGAAACTGGCCTTCGAGGACGCCATTTCGCTGGTCGGGCATCTGAAAAGGAAGGATTTCGCGCTGGAGCCCGCGCTGGAAGCCTACGTGGCCGAGCGCAGCGTGGAAGTCCTGAAAATCCAGAACGCCGCCCGCAACAGCACCGAATGGTTCGAGCACGTCGAGCGTTACGCCGCCCTGCCGCCCGCACAGTTCGCTTACAGCCTGCTGACCCGCTCGCAGCGCATCAGTCACGAGAACCTGCGCGAACGGGACGCCGAGTATCTGGGGGGCGTGGAGAGCTGGGTGGCGGAACAGGCCGGGCTGCCTGCCCCTGACAAAACGGGCAAGCCCCTGCTGCCGATGCTCACGCCGTACACCCTGCGGGACGTGACGCTGAAAAACCGCATCGTCATGAGTCCTATGGCGGTGTACTCCGCGCAGGACGGGCTGCCCAACGACTTCCACCTCGTTCACCTGGGGGCGCGGGCGCTCGGCGGGGCGGGCCTGATCTTTACCGAGATGACCTGCGTGCTGCCCGAAGGCCGCATCACGCCCGGTTGCGCCGGCCTCTGGAACGACACGCAAAGGGACGCCTGGAAACGCATCGTGGACTTCGTGCATGGGCAGGGCGCGAAGGTCGCCATTCAACTCGGGCACGCGGGCGCAAAAGGCAGCACCCGCCGCGCCTGGGACGGCACCGACCTGCCTCTGAGCGACCCCGCCGAACCTAACTGGCCCCTGATGTCGGCCAGTGAGCAGCAGTACCTCGACGGCATCAGCCAGAAAAGCAGCGCCATGACCCGCGCCGACATGGACACCGTGAAGGAGGCCTTCGTGGACGCCACGCGCCGCGCCGACGAGGCGGGTTTCGACTGGCTCGAACTCCACTGCGCCCACGGCTACCTGCTGAGCAGTTTCATCTCGCCCCTCACGAACCAACGCACCGATGAATACGGCGGCAGCCTCGACCACCGTCTGCGCTACCCCCTAGAAGTGTTTCAGGCCATCCGCGGCGTGTGGCCGCCAGAAAAACCCATCAGTGTGCGCATCAGCGCCCACGACTGGGTCGAAGGCGGCATCACGCCCGACGACGCCGTGCAGATTGCGCGCCTGTTCAAGGAGGCCGGGGCCGACATGATCGACTGCTCCAGCGGGCAGGTCAGCAAAAAAGAACAGCCTGTGTATGGGCGCATGTACCAGACCCCTTTCGCGGACCGTGTACGCAACGAAGCCGGCATTCCCACCATCGCCGTGGGCAACATCTACGAGGCCGACCACGTCAACAGCATCATCAGCAGCGGCCGCGCCGACCTGTGCGCCATTGCCCGCCCGCACCTGAGTAACCCCTTCTGGACGCTGCACGAAACCGCCAAGCTGGGCTTTGCCGCGCAGGACTGGCCCAAACCCTACTGGGCCGGCCAGCAACAACTGGAACGCAACCTGGAACGCGAAAAGCAGATGCAGCAGGCCCAGGCAGGCGCGGACGCGGCCCTGGCCCGCATGAAAGTGGAACTGGAAGGAAGCGTATGA
- a CDS encoding SDR family NAD(P)-dependent oxidoreductase, producing the protein MTSPLAGQHAFVTGGASGIGRATAQTLMRAGAKVTIAGRNVARLETAARELGVHSQQVDVTEETSVQQAFEAARAVNGPIRILVNNAGQASSAPALKTDLALWRQMLDVNLTGTWLCTRAALPDLLAGGGRIVNVASTAGLVGYAYVSAYVAAKHGVIGLTRALALELATKNVTVNAVCPGYTETELLADAVHNIMQKTGRSEAEAKAELAKSNPQKRLIQPQEVADTVLWLCRPGAASITGQAIAIAGGEVMTG; encoded by the coding sequence ATGACCAGCCCCCTTGCCGGCCAGCACGCCTTCGTGACCGGCGGCGCGTCGGGCATCGGCCGGGCGACTGCCCAAACGCTCATGCGGGCGGGCGCGAAGGTCACGATTGCGGGGCGAAACGTGGCGCGCCTGGAGACAGCGGCGCGGGAGTTGGGCGTTCACAGTCAACAGGTGGACGTAACCGAGGAAACGAGCGTTCAGCAGGCGTTTGAGGCCGCCCGCGCCGTGAACGGCCCCATCCGCATTCTGGTGAATAACGCGGGGCAGGCGAGCAGCGCCCCGGCGCTGAAAACTGACCTGGCGCTATGGCGGCAGATGCTGGACGTGAACCTCACGGGAACATGGCTATGCACGCGGGCGGCGCTGCCTGATTTGCTGGCAGGGGGCGGGCGAATCGTGAATGTCGCCAGTACCGCCGGACTCGTCGGGTACGCGTATGTCTCGGCCTACGTGGCCGCCAAACACGGGGTGATTGGCCTGACCCGCGCCCTGGCGCTGGAACTGGCCACAAAGAATGTCACCGTGAACGCCGTCTGCCCCGGCTACACCGAAACCGAACTCCTCGCGGACGCCGTGCACAACATCATGCAGAAGACCGGACGCAGCGAGGCCGAAGCGAAAGCGGAACTGGCGAAAAGCAACCCGCAAAAACGCCTGATTCAGCCCCAGGAGGTCGCCGACACCGTCCTGTGGCTGTGCCGTCCCGGCGCGGCTTCTATTACCGGGCAGGCCATTGCCATTGCCGGGGGCGAGGTGATGACCGGATGA
- a CDS encoding MarR family winged helix-turn-helix transcriptional regulator, producing MTTEPLDFETRLAQDDHQAIKLWLRLLTTTTLLESAIRSRIQEHSEMSLPRFDLLSQLEREPDGLRMGELSARLMVTKGNVTGLADQLEREGLVERLSGTDRRSVTLKLTTLGRERFGDIAQAHEAWVIDLLSALTPREQQHLSNLLGKVKTHLKEGHLKERKQA from the coding sequence ATGACCACCGAGCCGCTGGATTTCGAGACGCGCCTGGCGCAGGACGACCACCAGGCCATCAAGCTGTGGCTGCGGCTGCTGACGACCACCACCCTGCTCGAGTCGGCCATTCGTTCGCGGATTCAGGAGCATTCGGAGATGAGCCTGCCGCGGTTCGACCTGCTGTCGCAGCTGGAGCGCGAACCGGACGGGCTGCGCATGGGGGAACTGAGCGCCCGGCTGATGGTCACGAAGGGGAACGTAACGGGCCTCGCCGATCAGTTGGAACGCGAGGGACTGGTCGAGCGCCTGAGCGGCACGGACCGCCGCAGCGTGACCCTGAAACTGACGACTTTGGGCCGCGAGCGCTTCGGGGACATCGCGCAGGCGCACGAGGCCTGGGTCATCGACCTGCTGAGCGCCCTGACGCCGCGCGAACAGCAGCACCTATCGAACCTGCTGGGAAAAGTGAAGACCCACCTCAAAGAAGGCCACCTCAAGGAGCGCAAACAGGCATGA